Part of the Eikenella corrodens genome is shown below.
GCCGCGTGAGGTCGGCCACGATTTCGCCGGTGTCGGCATCGCGGATCAGTGTGCCCACGGGCATTTGCAGCTCGATATCGTCGGCGCCGGCGCCGTAGCGGTCGGAGCCGTGGCCTTTTTCGCCGTTTTTGGCCTGATAGCGCTTCACAAAACGGTATTCCACCAGCGTGTTTACGTTTTCGTTGGCCACGGCGAACACGCTGCCGCCGCGCCCGCCGTCGCCGCCGTCCGGCCCGCCGCGCGGCACGTATTTTTCGCGGCGGAAGCTGACCGCGCCGTTGCCGCCGCGCCCGGCCGCCACTTCGATTTTGGCTTCGTCGATAAATTTCATTTGCGCTTTCCGTTTTCAGGTAGTCGCTTGGGGCTACCTGAAAATCTTAATTCATTATTGAGATGATGCTTGCGGCTGGAGTTGGTATGACTGTGCGCCGGATTTTGCTTGAGTCCCGCCGTGTGCAAATAGGCACATTATAAAGGACTGGCGCACAGGCTACCTGAAAATTTGTACCGTGCTTTCGTTTTGCAGAAACCGAGCCTTGGCTGCGCCAATTATCGTTTCACTGCGTTGAGGCGGATGTTTTCAGGTAGCCTGCCGCTTAAACCGCCAGCATCACGTATTTGGTTGCCAAATATTCGTCCAGCCCGTATTTGCCGCCTTCGCGGCCGATGCCCGACTGCTTCACGCCGCCGAAGGGGGCGGCTTCGTTGGAAATCACGCCGGTGTTGATGCCGACCATGCCGTATTCCAAGCCTTCCATCATGCGCGTGGCCGTGCCGAGGCTGCGGGTGTAGCAATAGGCGGCCAGGCCGTATTCGGTGGCGTTGGCCTGTTGCAACACGTCTGCTTCGTTTTCGAAACGGAACACGGGGGCGAGCGGGCCGAAGGTTTCTTCGCGCGCCACTTTCATGCCGGCATGGGCATGGCGGATAACGGTGGGCTGGAAGAAGAGCTTGCCCGCCGGGTGGCGCGCGCCGCCGGCAACTACTTCGCCGCCGCGGGCGAGCGCGTCGGCCAGGTGTTCTTCCACTTTGGCCAGCGCGGCCTCATCAATCAGCGGGCCGCATTCCGTGCCGCTTTCCAAGCCGTTGCCCACTTTCAGGCAGCCTGCCGCTTGGGCGAATTTGCGGACAAATTCGTCATACACGCCGCTTTGCACATAGATGCGGTTGGCGCACACGCAGGTTTGCCCGGCGTTGCGGAATTTGCAGGTAATCGCGCCGGAGACGGCGGCATCGAGGTCGGCATCGTCGAACACGATAAACGGCGCGTTGCCGCCCAGCTCCATCGAGGTTTTCTTGATGGTGGAAGCGCATTGCGCCTGCAGTTGTCGGCCGACGGCGGTGGAGCCGGTGAAGCTGAATTTTTTCACCGTATCGCTTTCGGTGAGCACGCGGCCGATTTCGCGCGACGAGCCGGTGATGACGTTGAACACGCCCGCCGGTATGCCGGCACGTTCGGCCAAGGCGGCGATGGTCAGCGCGGAAAACGGTGTTTGCGAGGCGGGGCGGATGACGAAGGTGCAGCCGGCGGCCAGAGCGGGCGCGGCTTTGCGCGTGATCATGGCGTTGGGGAAGTTCCACGGCGTAATCGCGGCGCACACGCCGACGGGCTGCTTGAGTACCAAAATACGTTTGTCGGGCGCGGGGCCGGGGATGGTGTCGCCGTACACGCGCTTGGCTTCTTCGGCATACCATTCGATGTAGGACGCGCCGTATGCAATTTCGCCGCGCGCCTCGGCCAGCGGCTTGCCTTGCTCCAGCGTGAGCAGGGTGGCGAGTTCTTCCTGCGCCTCCATCATCAAATCAAACCAACGGCGCAGGATTTGGCTGCGTTGTTTGGCCGTGAGCGCGCGCCAGGCGGGCAGGGCGGCCTGGGCGGCAGCCACCGCGCGTTCGGCTTCCGCCGCGCCCATATCCGGCACGCTGCCGATGGTTTCGCCAGTGGCGGGGTTGGATACGGCGATGGTGCGGCCGCTGTCGGCATCAAGCCATTGGCCGTTGATGTAGCACCGGGTGCGCAGGAGGGCGGGGTCTTTTAGCTGGGTCATGGGGGCTACCTGAAAAAGATGGGAAGGAATGGAAAGGCTACCTGAAAACGCTTTGGCGCGGCAGCCGGCAGGCCGGATGGGCGGCATCGGGTTTGCGGGCGGCCGCCGGCGGAAACGCGCATGTGGGGCCGGTTACTGGTTTTCCGGAAAGATTGCACGGTAAAACTCGGCTGTGGGCGCGTTTTCGGGCAGGCCGATGCCGGATTTTTTCAGATACTGCCGTGCGGCGCGGCGGCTCTGCCTGCCGAATTTGCCGTCCGCCTTCAGCGCATAGCCGCGCGCGGCAAGGAACTGCTGAATCTGCCGTGCCTGTCCGGCTTCCGACAGGGCGGTGTCCGCAGCGGGCGGGGCGGGCCGGCGGCAGAAGGGGAAGTAGGCTTGCGCGGTTTCGCTCCGGCATGCCTGCGCGGCCGCATCGCGCAAGGAGATTTCGATTTTCGGCGCATGGCCGGCCGCCGCCGCCCAGCCGTAGGCGCAGGCCGCCAGCCACAGGCCGGCCGCCCAGCGGAACAGCAGCCGGAAGGCTTCGCGGTTGCGCATCTGCTGGCGGTAGGCGGCGGGGATTTTGCGCCGCCGCCACCACACCGCCAGCATGCTGGGCAGGCAGATCAGCGCGCCCGCAGCGGCAGTGAGGACGGCGCCGCTTAATGCGCTGGCCAACACCGTGCCGATCGGGTGCTGCGCGATGCCCTCCTGGGCGAAGCCGAGCACGGCCAGCGTTTGCAGGGCAAGGAAGGGTATGCCGAAAAACAGCCAGACGCCCGCCGAATAAGCGGGCGAGATTTTGTCCATAATGCGGTTGAGCGCGGCGGCCAGGGCTTCTGCCGTTTCGCGGCCGATGAAGAATTGGCAGGCTTCCTGCACCATGCGCCCGGTGTTTTGCACGGTGTCGGTGCGGTGGGCGGCAATGCGGCGCATGGCTTCGTCCAGCACGGGCTGGCCGGCGTAGCGGTTGAAGAACGAAACGGCGCGGCTTTTGTTCAAACGGCCTTTGGCGGGGATTTTCTCGGTCAGGTAGGCCAGCTCGTCTGCAAACAGGTCGTCAAAAAGCAGCGGCCGCGAATAAGGGTAGGGCGGGTTGGAAAAGGCGCAGCAGGCGTACTGCCGCCGGTGCAGGGAGAAATCCAAACGGATGGCGGTGCTTTCGCCGCGATAGGCTACCTGAAAAATATTGCCGTCCGTTTCGGCGGCGGAGGCGGTTTCGAAGGGGATTTTGGCGGCCAGGAATCCGGCGGCGGCGCGGTATAAAAGGTCGGAAAGCGCCTCGAAGGCAGGGATGTCGGCGGCGTTTTCAATTTTAAGCGACAATTTGGCCGCCGCTTTGGCGCAGGTGTGGCGTACGCGGGTGAAAAAGCCGTGCCCGCTGCATTCGCCGCAGCGCACCTTGCCGCGTCCGAAGCAGGCGCCGCAGGTGGTGCGGCCGCTGCCGCCGCAGCCGTAGCAGCTTTTGTAGACCGTTTTGCTGCCCCGGTAGTTGCCTTGGTAATCGTATTCCGGCACTTGCTCGCTGCGCTGCCCCGAGCCCCAGCACGAAGGGCAGCTTTTGCGGCCGCTGCCGCCGCACGAGCCGCAGCGCACTTTACCGCTGGCGTGGCAGTTGGTGCAGTCTTCGTGCACGGAGTAGTCGGGGAAGCGGTGGAAAGAATGTGTGCTGTCGGCCCGGGCCAAACCCTGCCCGTCTGCGCCGCGCAGTTCGGCGGTGAAGCCGGCGCGCAATTCGCGGCTGTGCGCCGCTTCGTGTTCCAGCCGTGCGGCGTGTGCCCAGAAGGCTGCCGTGTCCGAGCCGAAATGTACGGCCGCCGCCGTATTGCCTGCCGACACTTCGTCGGATGAGTCGGCGTAAAACCGCCAATCGGCCAAGGCATGGATAATAAAGTCGGTGCCGCTGCTGCCTTGCGGCACAACGTCTTCGGCGGCGGCCTGGTTGCCGTTTACTAGGTTGCGGATCTGCAGGAGCAGGTTGTCGGCCAAATCCTGATAACGCTCTTCGGTCATGGCGAAGCTTTCCAAACAGCCGGTTTGCGGGTTGCTGCGGATAAGGCGGGCGGCCTCCGGCTGTGTTAGAGGCTACCTGAAAAATAATGGGCAGGCGGGGGTGGGCTTCCATGCCCGGGCTGCGGCGGGCGCGCTCAGTGGGGGTACGCGGCGCAAATGTCGGTTTCCCGCTCATCGGAAATTCGGCATTCCTTGTAGCGGCCTGTTTTGCATTGGTTCAGGGCGTCTTCTCCCGCATCTGACCTATGCTTCGCCGTACCGAAGAAATAGAAGGTGTCGCCGCGCGCATCTTTGCCCGTGGCCACGCTCAGGCATCCGTTTCGCGTTACCATCGCGCGGCAATTGCGCCCGCCTTTCTCCCGGCAGCGGTTTAGGGCTGCTTGCCTTGCCTCGCGTGCGGTGTGGCCGTTACTAACGGCGAAAACGCGGTTGGGTGCGGCGGCCAAGGCGGAAAAGTCATAAAGCTCTATCACCCGGTAGGGTGCCGGCTCGCTGTCGTAGCCGCCGCCGGAATTATCCACGCAAGCTCCGTTGCCATACATCGCATAGCAGTAATGTTCTTGCGGGTTCGCCGCTGCAAACTGGGCGGCGGTCAAGCAGCCGAAGGCCAGCAGCGCGGGCAAAATGATTTTTTTCATAGCGGGCTCCTTTAAAGTGAAAATGGTTCGGCGGTGCAGACACGGATGCCTAAGCTACGGCTACGCGGGCTACCTGAAAAATTCCGGCGGGCGGCAGGGCGTGCGGCGCAGCCCTGCGTGCGGGTGCGGAATGGCAAACGAGGCGTGCGTTCCGCGCACCCTGCCCGTGCCGGGCAGGCTACCTGAAAAATAATGGGCAGGCGGGGGCGGGGCTTCCATGCCCGGGCTGCGGCTAATCCTGCAAAGGCTACCTGAAAACATCGGCTGCAACGCCGTGAAACGCGGCAAGGCGGCGTTTTTGCGAAGCGGGGGTTTCAGGCAGCCTTTGCCTGTTTACTCGAGCTCCAGCACGGCGGAGGTGTACACGTCTTGTACGTCGTCCAGCGCTTCCAGGGCGTCGATCAGGCGCTGCATTTTGGCGGCGTCTTCGCCGGCGAGCACGGTTTCGTTTTGGGCGCGCATGGTGACGTCGCCGTCTTCGGCTTTGAAGCCGGCAGCTTCGAGGGCGGCTTTGATGCCGGCCCAGTCGGCAGGGGCGGTGATGACTTCGAACGAGCCGTCGTCGTGGGCAACGACGTCTTCGGCGCCGGCTTCGAGGGCGGCTTCCATCAGGGCGTCTTCTTCGGTGCCGGGGCCGAACAGGAGGTAGCCTTGGTGTTTGAAGTTGAAGGCGACGCAGCCGTCGGTGCCGAGGTTGCCGCCGTGTTTGCTGAAGGCGTGGCGCACGTCGGCCACGGTGCGGGTTTTGTTGTCGGTGAGGCAGTCCACCATCAGGGCGGCGCCGCCGATGCCGTAGCCTTCGTAGCGCAGCTCGATGTATTCCACGCCTTCGAGGTTGCCGGTGCCTTTGTCGATGGCGCGCTGGACGTTGTCTTTGGGCATGTTGGCGTCCCAGGCTTTGTCCATGGCCAGGCGCAGGCGTGGGTTGGAGGCGGGGTCGCCGCCGCCGAGGCGGGCGGCTACGGTGATTTCTTTGATCAGTTTGGTGAAGATTTTGCCGCGTTGGGCATCAACGCGGGCTTTTTTGTGTTGGATATTTGCCCATTTGCTGTGGCCGGCCATGGTTTTTCCTTTGTTTGCATAAAAACGATAACGGCGCGATTTTAGCATTTTCAGCCAGCCTGTTGAACAGCGGGGTGGCAGATAGCGCGGATGGCGGATGAACACGCTTTTGCTGCAAGATGGCAGACCGACGCCGCAGTGGAAGTTCGGCTTATTCGCTATAGTTTTTCAGGTAGCCTTATCTGGGGAATAGAGGCTACCTGAAAAACGGATGGGCTTATTGCGGCGCTTCGCTAAACAGCGGGTTGAAGCCGGTTAACTCCAGCGCTTGGGGATAATCGGGCATGGCGGCGTTTTCGGGCAGGATGTCGCGCAGCAGGCGGATGTGTTCCACTTGGCATTCGGCCATCAGGTCGAGGAAGTTTTGCACTACGGTATCTACGGAGTCTGTAGGCGCGAGCTGCCAGCGGAAGGTTTGCGGCACCAGGCCGTAGCTGTGGTCGGTGGCGCTGAAGCTGAACACAATCTGCCCGCCTTCTTGGGCGGCTACGGCCACGCCGACGCGCGGGCTTTGCAGGCGCACGGCGCGGATGGCGTTGGCAGCGAATACATCCAGCGCCATGCGCTGGCGGGTGTGGCTGCCGTTGCGGATGGCCTCGAGCGGGGCGGCCGGGTCGAGCGGGTTGGCAAACAGGGTGAGGCCGGGCAGGGCGAAGCGTTCCTGCCAATATTGCATCAGGGGCAGGGCGGCCTGGCCGAGTTTGCCGGGGGCTTCGGGCGCGTTGTAGCCCAGGGCGTACACCACGTGCACGCTCTGCCCGGAGGGGATGGCGATTTCTGTGGCGCCGGTTTGTGCGGCGGCAAACTGTTCGGCAGCGGCACGGCTTTGTTTGGCGGCAAACCATTGTTCCAACTTGATGCGGCTGATTTGTTCGGCAGCGAGCAGCGCGGGCAGCCACACGGTTTGCGTCAGATGGCGGGTGGGCTCGAATTCGGCCAGTTTGGCATGAAGCGCGGCGGCATCGAGGGCGGCGGGCAGGGATGCGGCCTGGTTGCAGCCGGCCACGAGCACCACGGGCAGGGCGAGCCAGCCGGTTTCTTCGGCAGCGGCGGGGCGCAGGGTTTGCTCCATGGCCTGCCACAGGGCGCGGTAAACGGTATCGCTCGGCGCCATGCTCAGCGCCACGGAGAGGGAGGTGAGGTGGCGCGATTGCAGCATTTGGAAAATCAGGCTGTGCAGGGTGTCGCCGGAGAGTTTGTTTTGCGCGCGGGAGCGGTTGGCGGCCACAGCTTCGGCGTGCAGCAGCAGTTCGCTTTTTACCGGATCGGCGGGATAGGGGCGGGGGTCGGGGAGGAGATGGCGGTTCATAATGATGATGTTAAGGTTACGGGTTGGGTTGGTGTTGCAACATGTGCATGATAAGTCGGATAAGGGTGTCTGTTTGCGCGGGCGCGGATTCGGCCACCAATAGGGTGAGCGCGGCCAGGCCGGTATCGTTGATATAGTGAATTAACAAAAACCAGTACAGCGTTGTCTCGCCTTGCCGTACTATGTGTACTGTCTGCGGCTCGCCGCCTTGTCCTGATTTTTGTTAATCCACCATAACAGCGCGGCCGTCTGCGCGGAACAGGCGGTGGTTTTGATGCAGGAAATCAACAAACAGGAAGGCGCCGCTGCGCTTATTGCCATCGGCAAAGGGATGGTTTTTCACGATAAAGTAGAGCAGATGGGCGGCTTTGCTTTCGATGCTGGGGTAGGCGGGTGCGCCGAATACGCTTTGCGCGAGGTTGCCGAGAATGGCGGCTAAGCCGTCTTCGCGTTCGCGGGCAAACAGATCGCTGGCTTCGCCGCGGGCGATGAGTTCGGTTTTGAGTTGCCCCAGGGCTTGGCGTGCGGCTTCAGGCGTGGGCAGGCTGCCGCCGTTTTCGCCCGCCGGCTCTTGCAGCAGACCTTCATCGTATCGTTGCAGCCAGAGGAAGGTGTGGGTGTAGCGGCTGACGATATCGACCAAGCCGCGGCCGGCTTCCAGCGTGAGGGCGGGTGAGGCGGCGGTGGTTTGAATCAGCTGCAAGGCGTGTGCGAGCTCGTCGGCGTTTTGCTGCAGGCGTTGTTGGTTGAGTGCGTAGCCTTTGATCAGGTAGTCTTTCAGGCGGGCGGTGGCCCAGCGGCGGAAGGCGATGCCTTGCGCTGATTTGATGCGGTAGCCTACGGAAATGATGGTTTCCAGATCGTAGAAGGTAACAGGTCGGTCGGCGGAAGCAATATGCATTTTTTGCATATTGCTTTTTTCGTTGATTTCTCCTTCGGCTATTGCATTGTTTATGTGGCGGGAAATGACGGATTGGTTACGCCCGAACAGGGTAACCATCTGCGCTTGCGACAGCCATACGGTGTCGGTGTCGAAGCGGACTTCCACTTGGGTTTGCCCGTCTGCGCTTTGGTAGATTTCGATTGGGTTATTCATGTGTGTGATGTGTTTATGATTGGAGGAAGGCTACCTGAAAAACGGAGTGGCGGTTTCAGGTAGCCTTTCGCCTAATCGGCCAGCGGGGCGAGCATTTGGGCGAAGGCCTGCTCAAACTGGGCTAGGCCGTCTTGCTGGAGTTTGGCGGCCAAGGCTTCGAGGTCGATACCGAGGGCGGCGACTTCGTCCAGAATCGGCTGTGCGGGCACGGCGGGGCGGGAAAGGGCATCAGCAGCGTGGCCGTGGTCGGTGAAGGCTTGCAGCACGGCATCGGGCAGGGTGTTAACGGTGTGCGGGGCGATCAGGTTGTCCACATACAGGGTGTCGGGGTAGGCGGGGTTTTTCACGCCGGTGCTGGCCCAGAGCAGGCGGGCGGTGGGCACGGCATCGTTTGGCTGGCCGAAGAATTGCTGCCAATCCCGATAGGCGGCCTGCGCCAGAGCCAGCGCGGTTTTGCCTTGCAGGTGCGGCGGCAGCTGGGGATCGAGCGCAGTGTCGATACGGGAGATGAAAAAGCTGGCCACCAGCTGCGGCGCGGCCTGGCCTGTGCGTTGCGCCAAGCCTTGTTGATAGGCTTGGTAGGCGCGTACGGTTTGGGCGCGGGAGAACAGCAGGGTGAGGTTGATGTTGATGCCGTCGGCCACCAAGGCGGGCAGGGCGGCGATGCCGGCATCGGTGGCGGGGATTTTAATCATGGCGTTAGAGCGGTTGATTAAATTCCACAGGCGGCGCGCTTCGGCAATGGTGCCTTCGGTGTCGTGCGAGAGCGCGGGGTCGCATTCGAGGCTCACCAGCCCGCTGTTGCCTTCGGCGGCAAACTGTGCGGCAAACACATCGCAGGCGGCCTGCACGTCGGCCACGGCCAGGGTTTCGTAGCGCGCCTTGGCAGAAAGCGGCTGCTGCTTTAATTGGGCGATTTCGGCTGTGTATAATGCGTCGCCGGCCAGTGCTTGGCGGAAGATGGCCGGATTGGAGGTAACCCCGCTCACGCCGCTTTGCTGCAACTTAGTCAGCGTGCCGGAGCGCACGAGCGAACGGGAAAGGTTGTCGAGCCAAATTTGCTGGCCGAGCTGTTTGACTTCCTGCAAAATAGCCATATGTTGAGCCTCCGCTGAATGTGTAAATTTTGGAAAATACCCGATTCCGGCGGCGGCCGCAAGCCGGAATGAAGAAAGAAGAATGATGAGTGAACAACAATATCTCGCCCACGCCCGTGAAGTGCTGGCGATAGAAGCCGATGCATTGCGTGCCCTGTCCAACTCGTTGGACGGCAGTTTTTCCCGCGCCTGCGAAGCCGTGCTGGCCTGCGAAGGCCGTGTGGTGGTGAGCGGTATCGGCAAGAGCGGGCACATCGGGCGCAAAATCGCTGCCACACTGGCCTCCACCGGCACGCCCGCCTTTTTTGTGCATCCGGCCGAAGCCGCGCACGGCGATTTGGGCATGATTGTGGACGGCGACGTGGTGCTGGCCATTTCCAACTCCGGCGAGAGCGACGAAATCGCCGTGATTCTGCCCGCGCTCAAGCGTAAAAACATCACGCTGATCGGCATGACCGGCCGCCCCGAATCCACGCTGGCGCGCCATGCCGACATCCACCTCACCGTGGCCGTGCCGCAGGAAGCCTGTCCGCTCGGCCTTGCGCCCACCAGCAGCACCACTGCTGCATTGGCTTTGGGCGACGCGCTGGCCGTGGCGCTGTTGCGTGCCCGCGCCTTCACGAGAGACGATTTTGCGCTGAGCCACCCTGCCGGCAGCCTGGGCAAACGCCTGCTGCTGCAAGTGGCCGACGTGATGCATACGGGCGACGAACTGCCCGTGGTGCGCCTGGATACGCCTTTTGCCGACCTGATTGTGTGCATGAGCGAAAAA
Proteins encoded:
- a CDS encoding KpsF/GutQ family sugar-phosphate isomerase; amino-acid sequence: MMSEQQYLAHAREVLAIEADALRALSNSLDGSFSRACEAVLACEGRVVVSGIGKSGHIGRKIAATLASTGTPAFFVHPAEAAHGDLGMIVDGDVVLAISNSGESDEIAVILPALKRKNITLIGMTGRPESTLARHADIHLTVAVPQEACPLGLAPTSSTTAALALGDALAVALLRARAFTRDDFALSHPAGSLGKRLLLQVADVMHTGDELPVVRLDTPFADLIVCMSEKGLGMVAVADEAGYLKGIFTDGDLRRLSQQQRDLSGLTAQAVMWAHPKTITPNRLATEALKTMQQNRVNGLPVCDEAGRLLGALNMHDLLKARIV
- a CDS encoding conjugal transfer protein, with protein sequence MNRHLLPDPRPYPADPVKSELLLHAEAVAANRSRAQNKLSGDTLHSLIFQMLQSRHLTSLSVALSMAPSDTVYRALWQAMEQTLRPAAAEETGWLALPVVLVAGCNQAASLPAALDAAALHAKLAEFEPTRHLTQTVWLPALLAAEQISRIKLEQWFAAKQSRAAAEQFAAAQTGATEIAIPSGQSVHVVYALGYNAPEAPGKLGQAALPLMQYWQERFALPGLTLFANPLDPAAPLEAIRNGSHTRQRMALDVFAANAIRAVRLQSPRVGVAVAAQEGGQIVFSFSATDHSYGLVPQTFRWQLAPTDSVDTVVQNFLDLMAECQVEHIRLLRDILPENAAMPDYPQALELTGFNPLFSEAPQ
- a CDS encoding DUF4189 domain-containing protein, with product MKKIILPALLAFGCLTAAQFAAANPQEHYCYAMYGNGACVDNSGGGYDSEPAPYRVIELYDFSALAAAPNRVFAVSNGHTAREARQAALNRCREKGGRNCRAMVTRNGCLSVATGKDARGDTFYFFGTAKHRSDAGEDALNQCKTGRYKECRISDERETDICAAYPH
- a CDS encoding YebC/PmpR family DNA-binding transcriptional regulator → MAGHSKWANIQHKKARVDAQRGKIFTKLIKEITVAARLGGGDPASNPRLRLAMDKAWDANMPKDNVQRAIDKGTGNLEGVEYIELRYEGYGIGGAALMVDCLTDNKTRTVADVRHAFSKHGGNLGTDGCVAFNFKHQGYLLFGPGTEEDALMEAALEAGAEDVVAHDDGSFEVITAPADWAGIKAALEAAGFKAEDGDVTMRAQNETVLAGEDAAKMQRLIDALEALDDVQDVYTSAVLELE
- the tal gene encoding transaldolase, which produces MAILQEVKQLGQQIWLDNLSRSLVRSGTLTKLQQSGVSGVTSNPAIFRQALAGDALYTAEIAQLKQQPLSAKARYETLAVADVQAACDVFAAQFAAEGNSGLVSLECDPALSHDTEGTIAEARRLWNLINRSNAMIKIPATDAGIAALPALVADGININLTLLFSRAQTVRAYQAYQQGLAQRTGQAAPQLVASFFISRIDTALDPQLPPHLQGKTALALAQAAYRDWQQFFGQPNDAVPTARLLWASTGVKNPAYPDTLYVDNLIAPHTVNTLPDAVLQAFTDHGHAADALSRPAVPAQPILDEVAALGIDLEALAAKLQQDGLAQFEQAFAQMLAPLAD
- the rhuM gene encoding virulence protein RhuM/Fic/DOC family protein, with product MNNPIEIYQSADGQTQVEVRFDTDTVWLSQAQMVTLFGRNQSVISRHINNAIAEGEINEKSNMQKMHIASADRPVTFYDLETIISVGYRIKSAQGIAFRRWATARLKDYLIKGYALNQQRLQQNADELAHALQLIQTTAASPALTLEAGRGLVDIVSRYTHTFLWLQRYDEGLLQEPAGENGGSLPTPEAARQALGQLKTELIARGEASDLFAREREDGLAAILGNLAQSVFGAPAYPSIESKAAHLLYFIVKNHPFADGNKRSGAFLFVDFLHQNHRLFRADGRAVMVD
- a CDS encoding NAD-dependent succinate-semialdehyde dehydrogenase; translated protein: MTQLKDPALLRTRCYINGQWLDADSGRTIAVSNPATGETIGSVPDMGAAEAERAVAAAQAALPAWRALTAKQRSQILRRWFDLMMEAQEELATLLTLEQGKPLAEARGEIAYGASYIEWYAEEAKRVYGDTIPGPAPDKRILVLKQPVGVCAAITPWNFPNAMITRKAAPALAAGCTFVIRPASQTPFSALTIAALAERAGIPAGVFNVITGSSREIGRVLTESDTVKKFSFTGSTAVGRQLQAQCASTIKKTSMELGGNAPFIVFDDADLDAAVSGAITCKFRNAGQTCVCANRIYVQSGVYDEFVRKFAQAAGCLKVGNGLESGTECGPLIDEAALAKVEEHLADALARGGEVVAGGARHPAGKLFFQPTVIRHAHAGMKVAREETFGPLAPVFRFENEADVLQQANATEYGLAAYCYTRSLGTATRMMEGLEYGMVGINTGVISNEAAPFGGVKQSGIGREGGKYGLDEYLATKYVMLAV